AATGAGCTAAAGGCCAAATCTGAACAAGAGAAAGCCGTGATCGCCGACCTTTTGCTCAAACAATAACAGAGTTAAGCAACCACTGAGTAGTGTGGCTATGAATTCGATAAAAACGCTAACTGAATGTTAGCGTTTTTTATTTCTGGTGATTGTTCTCTGAGACTTTCGAAGTTTAGCGAAGATCTAGATAGGAAAGTGCTCTGGATTCACAAATGGGATCAGCGCTAAAATTAAAGCCTGATGATAGACAGAGCTGCGTGTTAGTTGGTTATGTGTTAGTAGGCCAATCGCCCCGCCTTTTTGTTTGATATTATCGGTGCCAAACACATCATCCATAACATCCCCTAGCTCATTCGCATGCTGGAGCTTATCAAGCACAACAGGTGGCAGCATCAAGCTTGCAGATCGAGATTCTCCGCGCTGACCGTTTGCTTCAACGACCATCCAAGCAAATGTAACCTTTCCTTCGATTCCAGACTCTAATCCAACATGAAAATCCGCATCAGGTTGAGCTTGAGTTGCATTGTGCACGCGGTTTACCGCTCCTTGATAGGTTTCTTCATTACTCATGGGTTGATCGGCGACGCCACTAGGGACACTGATGCCTTTGAAATCAAATTCAGTATCAGGAAAAGCCGATAAGAATGCACTTTTAACGGCGCTAATTTTAGCTGGATTCAGCGATGCGATGATTACAGATTTCATGTGGTTGATTCTTTTTATTATCGATAAAATTGAGTTGATGCTGTCGGTACCATTCCGTCAGCTCTTCTAATGGCATAGGCTTACCAAAATAATAGCCTTGCAGCATATCGCACTGCGCATCTTGTAACCACTGATGCATGCATTGAGTTTCAATTCCTTCGGCTGTGACCTTTTTCCCTTGAGCATGGCATAGTCCGATAATGGGTTTCACTATGTTCTGGTTATCTGTCTCAATCAAGGTGTCCAAAAAGGTTTTATCCAATTTAATCTTCTGAGTTGGATATTGAACCAGTTGAGTGATCGAGGTGTAACCAGAACCAAAGTCGTCGATTGCTAATCTATAGCCCATGTATGATAACTGGTTAAGTAATGGAAAACCTTGAGAGTTTGAGTAAAAGGTTTCTGTGATTTCAAAATCGATCAAATTGGGCGGGATCTGATTGATTTTCGCATGCTCTTTGATGAAATCAGCAAGGTGAGTGGTTTTAATCCCGGCTGAAGATAAGTTAATCGATAGCTGAATAGAGTGATCGAATTGAGCTTGAAGTTGATGGAATGAAGCAAATGCATTCTGGATCACCCAGCGATCAATTATTTCAAATAATCCGGTTTGTTCGGCAATAGGAATGAATTCATTGGGTGGTACTAAACCAAGGTGTTTCGAGTGCCAACGTAATAGCACCTCTACACCAATAATATAGCTTCCCGTTGAGTCCATATAAGGCATGTAAACGAGCTTAAACTCTTCATCAAAGTTATTTTCTCTGAGGGCGCTCTCAATACTGGCTTGACGCTGAATGGTTTTATCTAAGTCTAACGAGTAATCTGCGAATTGGTTTTTACCTGCACGTTTGGCTTGATACATCGCGGTATCAGCATTCGAAAGAAGCTTCTCGATTGTATCGCCATCATTAGGGTGGGTCGCAATACCAATACTGACCGTAATCGGGAAATTACCTGACTCGGTGACAAACCCCTCTTGTAGTGGGGTGAGTAAATCATTCGAAAATCGATGTGCGACATTTTCTTGGTGATTGGGAGCATTAATGTATACAACGAACTCGTCCCCAGAAAGTCGGGCTGGCAGACAGTGGGCATTTAATTCTGTTTTGTAGTGGTTACAAATATTGGAGATACGCTGAGCAAAACTGACGAGAATCGAGTCGCCGATTTGGTGTCCGTATTTGTCGTTCACAAATTTGAAGTTATCTAAATCAAAGTAGAGAACCCAGGTTTCGGTGTTCGAGCTAGGTTTTGACAACGACTGCTGCACGAAGGTTTGAAACTGGTGCCTATTGGCTATTTGGGTCAACTGATCATTTTCTGCCAACAACTTAGTCTGTTGGTACGTGTCATCCAACTCTTGGTACATATCATAAAAGCGTTGGGATAAGCGTCCCAACTCATCATTTGTTCCTAGGCGCTCAATATTTTTTCTCTGTTTTTGCTCAACCTCTTGAAGCTGCCTATCTAAACGGGTGATCGGGTTTATCACCCAGCGAGATAGCAGGATCAGCAGTAAGGTAACACTGACAAATGCAGATAGGGCAAAGGATAGGCTCAGTTCATTCCAGATAGATTTGAGTTTGTTGTCTAATAAGAATGGTGCAGGATCGAGGGTGGCGTAGAGGCTAGGTGCTAGCTTTATAGATTGTGTTAACTCACGCCCCTGTGTCACTAACGTAGGGGTAAAAAACAAACTAGTTTGATAGTCGAACTCTATCTGTTTTCGTAGTGAATTAAACTTATCAAGAGAGACAGATACAACCACAAAAAACACATTGTTGGGTGGAGCGTTTATTGGTGTCGAAACTGTTTTTTTATCAATAACATCATAATGAACTAATACCCCTTCACCTTGGGAATTCTGTATGTAGTCCGTACTCGAAGTTGCTAACGTTTTTTGATATTGATGCTCAATGAACTCTAATATCTTGGGATCCATTTTTGCGAAAGGATCATTGGTATTGTCAGCGTAATATTTAAGAGATCGATCGCTATCAAGCAACGCGACCCTTGTAAAACTGTCGTTACTATCTTGCAGTAACTTAATCGTTTCGTTTAGGTTATCAGTCAGTTCACGTTGGTGGTCGACATTTTCATCAACCATAAAATAACGCTTAACCAGGTCACTATTGGTGAGGGTGTAGGAGTAATTGTTGAGGAAAGAACGAGACTGTTGAAAATAGCCTGCTAATTTTTCCATGCTTAATTGCAGTGCATTGTCTTCACGTTTGATAAAGCTGCTTTTTTGCGTGGAATAGATGATATAGCTAGAAGCCGCTGTACTGATCAGTATTACGGGGGCAATCACAAGTAATATTTTAGTACTTAGCTTCATGGTTATTCACAACATGGTTTATAAATTTTAGCGCGCAAGTTTATGTTATTTCGAGAGTTCTTGCCATCGATTATATTGCGTTTGAAGAGTTTTGTTTGGGTTTTAAGTTTTTGTATTTACTGATTAAATTATCATTAATGAGTATTTAAGTAAGTACGGTGGGGGTGATTGAAGTGGATAGGAGTGAGAACCAGTAACACAACCAATTCATTTTTAAGTATACAGACTTTGCGTATTCCTTAGTTCGAGCTTTATTCCATTAGTTACTTTCTTTTAGCATTTGGCCTGTAGTAGGCCAAATGCTTGTATTAGTGAAAAGCTTATAGCAGTAAAATGGGGGAACAGATAATAAAAAGTTAAGACAACTTAACCTGAGTAGCCTTAATGTTCTCACTTGGGTAACAACCTAACACTTTTAGGTGGCGAGTTATGGCTGTTAGTTCCGTTATCGCTTGCTGCATATTATCTGAATCTAAGTGTGCTTCTAAATCCACATAGAACATCTCTTCCCAAGGGTTACCCATGATAGGACGAGATTCCAGCTTGGTCATGTTAATACCTAAGCGTTGCAGAATCAGCAGTGTTTCAACCAAAGAACCGGCTTCTTGAGAAGTCGACATGATGAGCGTCGTCTTCGCTGGGATCTGAGTCGATACTTCAACAGGCTTACGAGCGACCACGATGAAACGAGTGTGGTTCTCAGTTTGATTTGCAATGTTACCTTGGATTGGTTGAAGTCCATAAAGCTTGCCGCTCGATGCATTACCAATCGCTGCCACATCATCACCGTCTAGATCTTTCACCTTTTTCATAGCATCAGCTGTGCTTGCACAAGATTCAAGGCTGACATCTTTAAGGCGGCTTAAAAACTCACTGCATTGTTGATGAGGTTGTGGATGCGAATAGAGCGTTTTAATGTCTTCTAAACGAATATCATTTTTCGCGACAAGGCAGTGTTCAATCGGTTGAGAAAGTTCACCAACGATGTAAAGCGTTGTGTGTTGTAGCAGATCGTAGACTTCGTTAATTGACCCTGAGCTGGTATTTTCAATCGGTAGTACACCGTAGTCGGCATGGCCCGATTCTACAGTCGATGCGACTTCTTTGAAGTGATTACAGTTCAGCTCAATCAATTCCATATTCTTGCGGCTGAAGTATTCACGGCTCGCAAGGTGAGAATACGATCCCTTAGAACCTAAGAATGCAACGCGAGCTAGTGGTTTACGGCTTTGCGGATTCGCTAGGTTTTGTAAGTATGACTGCTGCAGTAAAACGGAATCTTCGATGATGGTGTGAAACAGCTTAGTAATGTACTGAGCATCCAATTCGTACTTGTCTTTTCCGTTGTTGATCAATTTGACTAGTAGTTGTTGCTCTCGTACTGCATCACGAACGGGTTTTGATGTTTCTACCTTGCTTTTAGCGACTTCGATACTCAGCTTACGACGCTCTGAAAGTAATTTTAGGAGTTCGTCGTCTAAATCATTGAGACGAAGGCGGATATCATCTAGTGAAATTGTTCGGTCAGTCATAAATGTGTCCTTATAAAAAAGCCCCCCTAGTGTGGGAGGCTTCTTGTTCGTTTTTGACTTGTTTTTCTAAAACGACTTAGCCTCCGATTTACGGAAGAAAAAAGAAGTCAAAAATAAACAAAGAGTGAGAGTGCATAAAAAGTGATTGTTTTATGAATGTTTAAACACAATAAGCAAGCGAGCTACGAGCGTCAAGCAAAAAAATAGCGCCCTGAGGCGCTATTTTTTAATCTGTCATATTTCCTTATTCTACTTCAGCTTCTAGCTCTTCGATTTCAGGCTTTTCAGCGCGGCGTGCTTCTGGTTTATGGCGCAGCTTGTTGAGTTGACGCTCTAGTTTTTGTTCTACTTCGTTGATAGCTACGTAGAGGTCGTCATGAATTGATGAAGCAACAAGTTGGCCTTTTGGTACCGTTAGAACGGCTTCAAATTTTTTCTTTTTATTTGGTTCTTCGCTAAAGCTCGCTTGGCAGCCAATGATGTCTACTTGCCATTTATCCAGCTTCTTAAATTTGCTTTCTATGTGATCACGGATTGCAGAGGTAATGTCGATATTTTTACCAGTGATGTTCATTTTCATAGAAGTTTTCCTCTGTTGTATCCCTCATGGGTTAACTTCAGATTACGACTTTTAGGAATAAAGAATGTGATCTAGATCTTGTTTTGGTTGGGTGGGATAAGCATTAAAATCAAATGTGATCTCACGCAAGTCTTGATATCTTTTTGTCGAAAAATACTTGTTATCCCTATGAAAAACGATAAGTTGGAGACAAGGCTTCGCTAAAAATTAAACCAGTTTTTAGGGGCGGACTACAGCCTATAGAAAGTGCTTGATTGAAATTTACTCAATAGTGTTTTGTGATATAGGTATCATTATGTAGCTCTCTACGTAAGCTTCTTCAGAATTAGATAAACAAAAGCCGCATAAGTTTTCTTGTGCGGCTTTTATGTTTTTAACCTTATCTAACACCTTTGTTCCTCAAGCTCTGATGTTGAGGGGGAAGTTAATCGTTAGTGTTCAGTAATCTCGCTGTACCGTCCTCTCGGATGGCATTGATTGCTTGCAATTGTTTGTAAATGACGAAGTAACGATTGATGTTGGCGACATAGGTTACGGGTTCTTTACTCACGTACTTACGAGTGATGATTTCCACGTTTTTAAACCAGATATTTGGGTTATAACCCTTCTTTTTAGCAATGTACCGCATCTTTCTTATCTTAGCGGGGCCTGCATTGTAAGAAGCTAAAGTGAAGTAGATTTGATTGTCAGGCGATATCGCTGGATCGTCAAAATATCGGTCTTTGATAAAGCGCATATATTTCACACCAGCATGGATGTTGTTATCCACCTTATGTATGTTTTTTATATTGACGTTTTTGTCTTTGGCGGTACTTGGCAACACCTGCATTACACCGATGGCGCCGCGGTGAGAAACCCTGCTTTGATCAAGTCCAGACTCTTGGAAACCTTGAGCTGACATCATCAAAGGGTCGAATTCGTATTCATTCGAATATTTTTCAAAGACATCTGCCAGTTTTGCCACTCGGTCTACTTTATTTGGGTTGAGTGCTCGTCCTAACCAACGAGTGTTGTCGATGTATTTATTATAGATAACGTTCCCAAGTAGAGTTCCTGTTCGTGCGGTCTTTACGTATTTGTTGATCTCTTTCTTTAGCTGAGGGCTGTCTTTTCTCAGTGCCCAAGCAATTTGACCATTTTCACGCAGCGGCAACTCAGTGTGTACCTGAATGTTTTCCATAACATCGAGCCAGAGCTTAGCTTTGTGGCTATCTAGAACTGTACCTTGTATATAACCCTGATTAACCAGTTCTATCAGTTCGTAGTCTTGCAATGATTCTTCGATAAAGTGGACATGCAGTGGTGGTAAACCTAGTGCGTTAAGCTCTTTGTTGACTCTTTGAACACTCTCGAAGTAACTCGAGCTAGCTCGGATCCAGACCTCTTGACCACTCAATTGTTTGATTTCGGTGATAGGGGGAGAATTTTTTCCGGTGATAATCAGTTCTTTCCCATCTTTGATCATTGGATCGGAAAAATCGATGACACTTAATCGCTTGTCGGTGATCGTTAGGTTGGCGACAGCGACATCACCGTAACCAGATTCTAACGAGGGGAGTAGATCATCTCGTTGCACGGGGATGATTTGAACGTTGAGGTAGGGGTGCTTCTTACGAAGACTTTTCTCAAAGTGGTAGAGCATTTCTGCCACAATACCTTTTGGCTTGCCATCTTCTATGTAGTAAAAGCCCAGATCAGCCGAAACCAATACTCTCACTGTTCCTTTTGTTTTGAGTACATCTAAGTCTCCCATGTAAGGTTGATTGCTCAATGGGGACAGTTCTAATGCGTTGGAAAGTTGGCTAAATAACCCGATCCAGATAAATAATAACATCCTGCTCACATCCACACTCCATGTTGATGTTTTGTTAAAAGTTATCTATTGAAGATACTGCTTATGTTCCCATTCATCAAGTTTACCAGACGAAGTTCAAAAAAATCGCGCTAACAAATTAGCGCGATTTTGAAGTGATTGTTTTAGTTAACGACGAGCGTGATTCGCTGACTAAGGCAGTGGATTGAGCTCGATTAACTTTTCTGTTCGTAACACTGCGTCTTCTAAGCCTAGTTGTTCATAAGCTTCTAATTGAATGTCTAAAGACTTACGTGCAGCAATGGTGTCAGGGTAAGTCTTCTGCAACTCTTGTGTTCTGTTTATAGCTGCAATCCAAGCTTCACGACGCAGGTAGAAATCAGCGGTTGCTAAGTCATACTCCGCGAGGCGGTTTTTCAGTGCGAACATGCGTTTTTGTGCATCTTCAGCGTATGGGCTTGCAGGGAAACGTTCTAACAGTCGTTTGAAATCAGCAAATGCAAGTTTCACTGGCTCTGGATCTCGGTCGCTACGATCGATATTAAAAATATCATGCATGAAGTTTCGGTCTTGTGCCATATGCGTTAAACCGCGCATGTAAAGAACCCAATCTTGTTTCTCATGAGTTGGGTTTAAACGTAGGAATCGCGAAATAGTCGCAAGGCCAAGCGCCAAGTCATCATTTTTGTAGTAAGCGTAAATCAGATCCAGTTGTACTTGTTCAGAATAGGCGCCGAATGGGTAACGTGAGTCTAAGGCTTCTAGCTTTTCGATTACAGAAAGCCAGCTACCACTCTGCAGTGATTCTTGGGCGTCAGAGTAAAGAACCGATGGCGGTACATCCGGTACTATTTCTTCACTACTTGAACAACCAACTAAGAGTGATACGGCTAATAGACCCGTTAAAGTAAGGTGTTTCATGTCAGGCGTCGATTCCTTGAATTAAATATTTCGTAAGCTTCCGTTACTTTCTAACCAGTAACAGATACAATGATGCAATTATTCTATTTTATCCATACTAATGGGTATTAGTCTCACGGTTTTTAAAAAAGTTCGATATGGCTCAGCAGATAACATTAACAGACACAGTAAAAAGCAGCCAGTTAGGTCAACGTTTAGACCAAGCTGTCGCTGAACTATTTACCGATTTTTCTCGCTCTCGTATTAAAGAGTGGCTTCTTGACGGCAAAATCCAAGTGGATGGCGAAGTTATCACTAAACCGCGCACCATAGTTTTGGGCGGTGAAGCGATCATCTTACAAGCAGAGCTTGCGGATGAAGAGCGCTGGGAAGCACAAGATATTCCGTTAGACATTGTCTATGAAGATGATGATTTATTGGTTATCAATAAACCTCGCGATCTGGTTGTACACCCAGGTGCAGGTACGCCGGATGGAACCATACTAAACGCATTGCTTTTCCATTACCCTCAGATTGCTGAAGTACCTCGTGCGGGTATTGTGCACCGTCTGGATAAAGACACAACTGGTCTTATGGTTGTGGCTAAAACGGTTCCAGCTCAAACTCGCCTTGTACGAGCTCTTGCTAAACGTCGTATTACTCGTGAATATGAAGCAATTGCTATTGGTAAAATGACCGCTGGTGGTGTGGTTGAGAAAGGCATTAGCCGTCATGCAACTAAGCGTACGTTAATGGACGTTAATGAATTGGGTAAGCCTGCGGTAACTCACTACCGTGTTGCTGAGCACTTCCGCGAACATACTCGTATTCGTCTGCGCCTAGAAACGGGTCGTACTCACCAAATCCGTGTTCACATGTCATACCTTCAGCACCCGCTGTTAGGTGATATTGCGTACGGTGGTCGTGCTCGTATTCCAAAAGGTGCATCTGAAGAGCTAACGACAATGATTCGTTCTTTTGATCGCCAAGCGTTACACGCGGTTATGCTGAAGTTTGTTCACCCGATTACTGGTGAAGAAGTAGAGTTCCACGCACCTGTGCCAAATGACATGGTTGTGATGGCTGAAGCGTTGCGTGTTGATGCTCGCGAAAACATAGAAGACGACATTTAATCGTGTCAATGATCATCCCTGACTGGAATGCACCAAAAAACGTGAAAGCATTTGCTTCGACTCGTTTTGATGGTTGTTCTACAGGTGCTTATCAAGGATTAAACCTTGGTATGCATGTTGGGGATGATGCTTTACTTGTTGAAAGTAATCGAACATGGCTAAAGCAACAATCTAAGATGCCCACGGCTCCGGTATGGCTAAATCAAACTCACTCAACGGATGTCGTTACGGTTTTAGAACCTGTGGCGAATGTGCTTGATGCGGATGGTGCATTTACCACTGCAAAGGGTGTTGTGTGTTCTGCGATGACAGCCGATTGCTTACCGGTCATCCTTACCGATACCAAAGGCACTCAAGTTGCTGCCGTTCATGCGGGTTGGCGTGGTCTTGCTGGTGGCATTCTTGAAAATGCCGTCGCAAAGTTTTCAAACCTAGATTCAGATAACCAGATAATTGCTTGGCTTGGTCCTGCTATTGGTAAAGATGCGTTTGAGGTGGGCAACGATGTGTTGGACGCTTTTGTTCGTTTTGACCCTCAAGCGAAATTAGCATTTAAAGCTAAATCTGAACCTGGCAAGTGGTTAGCAAACATGTCTCAACTTGCGACTCAACGACTAATGAACGTTGGCGTGACTTCGGTGACAGATTCGAATCTATGTACATATGCAGATTCGGATGCTTTCTATTCTTATCGTCGTGATGGTATTACTGGGCGTCAGGCGACATTTATTTGGTTAGAGTAACCTCTAACTAGCACAACTACTCATCCAGTTCATTTATATTTTCATATCAGCTCTATTCTTCATCCTTATCCCTTGAAAATCTGCGTTACCGTATCCATCTTCTAACCATAAGATAAACATATCTAAGAGTAGGAAGGTTGG
Above is a window of Vibrio atlanticus DNA encoding:
- the yjjX gene encoding inosine/xanthosine triphosphatase, with protein sequence MKSVIIASLNPAKISAVKSAFLSAFPDTEFDFKGISVPSGVADQPMSNEETYQGAVNRVHNATQAQPDADFHVGLESGIEGKVTFAWMVVEANGQRGESRSASLMLPPVVLDKLQHANELGDVMDDVFGTDNIKQKGGAIGLLTHNQLTRSSVYHQALILALIPFVNPEHFPI
- a CDS encoding putative bifunctional diguanylate cyclase/phosphodiesterase yields the protein MKLSTKILLVIAPVILISTAASSYIIYSTQKSSFIKREDNALQLSMEKLAGYFQQSRSFLNNYSYTLTNSDLVKRYFMVDENVDHQRELTDNLNETIKLLQDSNDSFTRVALLDSDRSLKYYADNTNDPFAKMDPKILEFIEHQYQKTLATSSTDYIQNSQGEGVLVHYDVIDKKTVSTPINAPPNNVFFVVVSVSLDKFNSLRKQIEFDYQTSLFFTPTLVTQGRELTQSIKLAPSLYATLDPAPFLLDNKLKSIWNELSLSFALSAFVSVTLLLILLSRWVINPITRLDRQLQEVEQKQRKNIERLGTNDELGRLSQRFYDMYQELDDTYQQTKLLAENDQLTQIANRHQFQTFVQQSLSKPSSNTETWVLYFDLDNFKFVNDKYGHQIGDSILVSFAQRISNICNHYKTELNAHCLPARLSGDEFVVYINAPNHQENVAHRFSNDLLTPLQEGFVTESGNFPITVSIGIATHPNDGDTIEKLLSNADTAMYQAKRAGKNQFADYSLDLDKTIQRQASIESALRENNFDEEFKLVYMPYMDSTGSYIIGVEVLLRWHSKHLGLVPPNEFIPIAEQTGLFEIIDRWVIQNAFASFHQLQAQFDHSIQLSINLSSAGIKTTHLADFIKEHAKINQIPPNLIDFEITETFYSNSQGFPLLNQLSYMGYRLAIDDFGSGYTSITQLVQYPTQKIKLDKTFLDTLIETDNQNIVKPIIGLCHAQGKKVTAEGIETQCMHQWLQDAQCDMLQGYYFGKPMPLEELTEWYRQHQLNFIDNKKNQPHEICNHRIAESS
- the pheA gene encoding prephenate dehydratase; this encodes MTDRTISLDDIRLRLNDLDDELLKLLSERRKLSIEVAKSKVETSKPVRDAVREQQLLVKLINNGKDKYELDAQYITKLFHTIIEDSVLLQQSYLQNLANPQSRKPLARVAFLGSKGSYSHLASREYFSRKNMELIELNCNHFKEVASTVESGHADYGVLPIENTSSGSINEVYDLLQHTTLYIVGELSQPIEHCLVAKNDIRLEDIKTLYSHPQPHQQCSEFLSRLKDVSLESCASTADAMKKVKDLDGDDVAAIGNASSGKLYGLQPIQGNIANQTENHTRFIVVARKPVEVSTQIPAKTTLIMSTSQEAGSLVETLLILQRLGINMTKLESRPIMGNPWEEMFYVDLEAHLDSDNMQQAITELTAITRHLKVLGCYPSENIKATQVKLS
- the hpf gene encoding ribosome hibernation-promoting factor, HPF/YfiA family is translated as MKMNITGKNIDITSAIRDHIESKFKKLDKWQVDIIGCQASFSEEPNKKKKFEAVLTVPKGQLVASSIHDDLYVAINEVEQKLERQLNKLRHKPEARRAEKPEIEELEAEVE
- a CDS encoding lytic transglycosylase F, whose protein sequence is MDVSRMLLFIWIGLFSQLSNALELSPLSNQPYMGDLDVLKTKGTVRVLVSADLGFYYIEDGKPKGIVAEMLYHFEKSLRKKHPYLNVQIIPVQRDDLLPSLESGYGDVAVANLTITDKRLSVIDFSDPMIKDGKELIITGKNSPPITEIKQLSGQEVWIRASSSYFESVQRVNKELNALGLPPLHVHFIEESLQDYELIELVNQGYIQGTVLDSHKAKLWLDVMENIQVHTELPLRENGQIAWALRKDSPQLKKEINKYVKTARTGTLLGNVIYNKYIDNTRWLGRALNPNKVDRVAKLADVFEKYSNEYEFDPLMMSAQGFQESGLDQSRVSHRGAIGVMQVLPSTAKDKNVNIKNIHKVDNNIHAGVKYMRFIKDRYFDDPAISPDNQIYFTLASYNAGPAKIRKMRYIAKKKGYNPNIWFKNVEIITRKYVSKEPVTYVANINRYFVIYKQLQAINAIREDGTARLLNTND
- a CDS encoding outer membrane protein assembly factor BamD yields the protein MKHLTLTGLLAVSLLVGCSSSEEIVPDVPPSVLYSDAQESLQSGSWLSVIEKLEALDSRYPFGAYSEQVQLDLIYAYYKNDDLALGLATISRFLRLNPTHEKQDWVLYMRGLTHMAQDRNFMHDIFNIDRSDRDPEPVKLAFADFKRLLERFPASPYAEDAQKRMFALKNRLAEYDLATADFYLRREAWIAAINRTQELQKTYPDTIAARKSLDIQLEAYEQLGLEDAVLRTEKLIELNPLP
- the rluD gene encoding 23S rRNA pseudouridine(1911/1915/1917) synthase RluD; the protein is MAQQITLTDTVKSSQLGQRLDQAVAELFTDFSRSRIKEWLLDGKIQVDGEVITKPRTIVLGGEAIILQAELADEERWEAQDIPLDIVYEDDDLLVINKPRDLVVHPGAGTPDGTILNALLFHYPQIAEVPRAGIVHRLDKDTTGLMVVAKTVPAQTRLVRALAKRRITREYEAIAIGKMTAGGVVEKGISRHATKRTLMDVNELGKPAVTHYRVAEHFREHTRIRLRLETGRTHQIRVHMSYLQHPLLGDIAYGGRARIPKGASEELTTMIRSFDRQALHAVMLKFVHPITGEEVEFHAPVPNDMVVMAEALRVDARENIEDDI
- the pgeF gene encoding peptidoglycan editing factor PgeF; amino-acid sequence: MIIPDWNAPKNVKAFASTRFDGCSTGAYQGLNLGMHVGDDALLVESNRTWLKQQSKMPTAPVWLNQTHSTDVVTVLEPVANVLDADGAFTTAKGVVCSAMTADCLPVILTDTKGTQVAAVHAGWRGLAGGILENAVAKFSNLDSDNQIIAWLGPAIGKDAFEVGNDVLDAFVRFDPQAKLAFKAKSEPGKWLANMSQLATQRLMNVGVTSVTDSNLCTYADSDAFYSYRRDGITGRQATFIWLE